Below is a window of Enterobacter kobei DNA.
GGTTTAACGTTCCTGGGCGAGTCCGCTTCAGGCCACCAGATCCTGATGGACGGTAATTCCGGCGATAAAGCGCCAAGCCCGATGGAAATGGTGCTGATGGCCGCCGGGGGATGCAGCGCGATTGACGTGGTATCCATTCTGCAAAAAGGGCGTCACAACGTGACGGACTGCGAAGTTAAACTGACCTCTGAGCGCCGCGAAGAGGCACCACGCCTGTTCACGCATATCAATCTGCACTTTATCGTCACCGGTAAAGATCTGAAAGACGCGGTTGTCTCACGTGCCGTAGATCTGTCAGCCGAGAAATACTGCTCGGTGGCGCTGATGCTGGAAAAAGCCGCCACTATCACCCATTCATTTGAGGTGGTTGAAGGCTGAGCCGGATGGCGGCGTGAACGCCTCATCCGGCCAACATGTTAAGCGTTTTGTAGGCCGGATAAGCGTAGCGCCATCCGGCACAACTGCCTCACTCGATCTTCTTCCCTTCCATCAGCCTCTGCACCAGCGGCAGCATGATCAGTTCCATCGCCAGCCCCATTTTTCCGCCCGGTACCACCAGGGTATTGATGTGGGAAATAAATGAGCCCTGCAACATCGCCAGCAGCCACGGAAAATCGATGCCTTCCAGATTGCGGAAATGGATCACCACAAAGCTTTCGTCGAGCGACGGGATCGCTTTCGCGGCAAAGGGGTTGGAGGTGTCGACGGTCGGCACGCGCTGGAAGTTAATGTGCGTGCGGGAAAATTGCGGCGTAATAAAGTTGATGTAGTCTTCCATTGACCGCACCACCGAGTCCATCACCGTTTCACGGGAATGGCCGCGTTCGCTGGTATCGCGTACCAGCTTCTGGATCCACTCCAGGTTAATGATCGGCACCACGCCCACCAACAGATCCACATGGCGCGACACGTCATGCTGCGGCGTCACCACGCCACCGTGCAGCCCTTCATAGAACAGCACGTCGGTCGGTTCAGGCAGCGGTTGCCACGGCGTGAAGGTGCCCGGTACCTGATTCCACGGCACTGCCTCATCATAGGTATGGAGATATTTACGCGACTGGCCGGTGCCGGTCAGCCCGTATTCGATAAACGTCTGCTCCAGCAGCCCGAAGTCGTTGGCTTCCGGGCCGAAATAGCTGATATGCCGCCCGGCATCCCGCGCTTTACGGATCGCCATGTCCATTTCCGGGCGCGTGTAACGGTGAAAACTGTCGCCTTCCACTTCTGCGGCGCGCAGATCCAGTTGCGCGAAGATCTTACGAAACGCAAGGCTGGTGGTGGTGGTTCCGGCCCCGCTGGAACCCGTTACGGCAATCACCGGATGTTTGGCTGACATAGCAACGCTCCCTAAAACTGGTTTTATTCGCGAAACTGCTTCTTCGGCATGATGTTCACCGTTTCATGCAGTTCAGACCACACCAGCACCGCTTCTCCGGTTTGCAGCTGGCGTTTAACGTCGGCGACCTTTTGTTCGAGTGAACGCTCATGTTCACCATAATCAGTGCCTTCGCGCAAGACAAAGCTCTCGATCAGGCTGTCGAGCGTCTCGGTTGCCAGATCTTGCCAGGGGATAATCATTTACGCCTCCAGATATGTTGTCAGCCAGTCGGGGATGCGCTTTTCAAGCCACATTTCCGGGCGGCGCAGCGTCCCGCCAACAAAGCCCACGTGTCCGCCATGTTCTGTTAACTGATACTCCACGTTGGGCGGTAAATAATCCGCCGCCGGAATAACATTATGATCCATAAATGGATCGTCTTTGGCGTGAATGATAAGCGTCGGCTTGCGAATGTTTGGCAGCACGGGCATGGCGCTGCAACGACGATAATAGTCGATGGCGTCGGTGAAGCCGTGGATGCGGGCGGTGATCAGGTCGTCGAAATCACGGATACGCCGCATACGCCGCAGGCGGGCAAGATCCACCGGCAGCGAATCCGGGTATGCCTTCAGCTTGCGCATCGCGTTACCTTTTAACAGGTTCAGCAAATAGTGCTGATAAAAACGCGAAAAGCCTTTATCCATATGATAGCTACAGGCTTCCAGCACCAGCGGGGCGGAAACAATCACTGCGGCATCAAGCGGCAAATCAGGCTCGTTTTTGCCCAGCAGGCAACCGAGCATATTACCGCCGAGCGAAAACCCGACCGCAGCCGTCGGCGCTGCGCCAAACTCACGCCGTAACCAGTGTAAAAACCAGGTGCCGTCTTCCGTTTCCCCGGAGTGATAAATGCGCTTCAGGCGATTGGGTTCGCCACTACAGCCGCGAAAATGCATCACTACGCCGAGCCAGCCGCGTGCGCGGGCGGCATTGATCAAACCGTGGGCGTAAGGGCTGTGCAGACTGCCTTCCAGACCGTGAAACACCACCAGCCGGGGCTTATGTTTTGCCGCGTGCGGATCTTCGCTCCAGGCAAGATCGACAAAATCGCCGTCCGGCAGTTCCAGACGTTGCCACTGAGGCGTGAACTGGAGCCGACGTCGAATAAGGCGCGGCAGCATGGTTTGCAGATGTGGATTGCCTGCGCCCGGCAGCGGGCGAAATGACAGGTTATCGATGGGATTATCTGAAATAGCTAAGGGCGTAGTCTGAGACATAAGCGTGCAACATTTTCCTCGTAGTCTGCCGCCTACTATACTCACAAACCGTCTGACTGAGGATGAAATTGCGTTTCCAGCCCTGTTGTTTTGCCTGCTTTAGATGCTTTTTGCGTTCCTTTTACTGATCTCCATCACAAATTATCACATTGATTATTACTCTCAGGCTAATGATTAAGCACAGGGCTTAATTGATGACTTTATCACCAAAGCGC
It encodes the following:
- a CDS encoding YheU family protein; the encoded protein is MIIPWQDLATETLDSLIESFVLREGTDYGEHERSLEQKVADVKRQLQTGEAVLVWSELHETVNIMPKKQFRE
- a CDS encoding phosphoribulokinase, producing MSAKHPVIAVTGSSGAGTTTTSLAFRKIFAQLDLRAAEVEGDSFHRYTRPEMDMAIRKARDAGRHISYFGPEANDFGLLEQTFIEYGLTGTGQSRKYLHTYDEAVPWNQVPGTFTPWQPLPEPTDVLFYEGLHGGVVTPQHDVSRHVDLLVGVVPIINLEWIQKLVRDTSERGHSRETVMDSVVRSMEDYINFITPQFSRTHINFQRVPTVDTSNPFAAKAIPSLDESFVVIHFRNLEGIDFPWLLAMLQGSFISHINTLVVPGGKMGLAMELIMLPLVQRLMEGKKIE
- a CDS encoding OsmC family protein codes for the protein MQARVKWVEGLTFLGESASGHQILMDGNSGDKAPSPMEMVLMAAGGCSAIDVVSILQKGRHNVTDCEVKLTSERREEAPRLFTHINLHFIVTGKDLKDAVVSRAVDLSAEKYCSVALMLEKAATITHSFEVVEG
- a CDS encoding hydrolase, whose amino-acid sequence is MSQTTPLAISDNPIDNLSFRPLPGAGNPHLQTMLPRLIRRRLQFTPQWQRLELPDGDFVDLAWSEDPHAAKHKPRLVVFHGLEGSLHSPYAHGLINAARARGWLGVVMHFRGCSGEPNRLKRIYHSGETEDGTWFLHWLRREFGAAPTAAVGFSLGGNMLGCLLGKNEPDLPLDAAVIVSAPLVLEACSYHMDKGFSRFYQHYLLNLLKGNAMRKLKAYPDSLPVDLARLRRMRRIRDFDDLITARIHGFTDAIDYYRRCSAMPVLPNIRKPTLIIHAKDDPFMDHNVIPAADYLPPNVEYQLTEHGGHVGFVGGTLRRPEMWLEKRIPDWLTTYLEA